In a genomic window of Oncorhynchus masou masou isolate Uvic2021 chromosome 4, UVic_Omas_1.1, whole genome shotgun sequence:
- the LOC135523191 gene encoding pre-mRNA-splicing factor CWC25 homolog produces MGGGDLNLKKSWHPQTMKNIERVWKAEQKHEAEAKKIEELQKELREERAREDITRFAQQTGALKKKDDRLDWMYQGPGGQVSRDEYLLGRPIDKQITQQFEEPENGPSEQTGLLPGSIFNPSTPASNLDMAAKIREDPLFDIKKREEEKRREVLTNPVKMKKIKEMLRQNLEKKDKKKKRKKDKKEKREEKERRKEKKHKRRSLSSSSEDEDKKHRHHSKEESKETTHSHSHHRNVPAGYGLQFPAGRHQSSKPPNHSRHRSQERSCSRSPQRTNGNGHHSSHRTDNHSSNRTDNHSSNRTDNHSSNRTDNHSSHKSENHSSHRTDQFKVPQFQRPKAPSPQKDRYQRRQSSTTKCLSAEELEKKRREMMDFAKQRDEEREINIRSYKRQDEKEREKEKGGKHDRNAGFIHNMKLESASTSSLEDRVKRNIHSIQRTPASLEKNFMRR; encoded by the exons ATGGGAGGAGGTGACCTC AACTTGAAGAAGAGCTGGCATCCCCAGACTATGAAAAACATAGAGCGGGTGTGGAAGGCTGAACAGAAGCATGAGGCTGAGGCGAAGAAGATCGAGGAGCTTCAGAAGGAGCTGAGAGAGGAACGAGCTCGAGAAGATATCACCAGATTCGCTCAGCAGACTGGGGCTCTAAA GAAAAAAGATGACCGGTTGGACTGGATGTACCAGGGGCCAGGTGGTCAGGTGTCCCGTGATGAGTACCTGCTGGGCCGCCCCATCGACAAGCAGATTACCCAGCAGTTTGAGGAGCCGGAGAATGGTCCATCCGAACAAACCGGCCTCCTGCCTGGCTCAATCTTCAACCCCTCCACCCCTGCATCCAACCTCGACATGGCCGCCAAGATCAGAGAGGACCCTCTGTTTGATATCAA GAaacgagaggaggagaagaggagggaggtctTGACAAACCCAGTGAAAATGAAGAAGATCAAAGAAATG CTGCGTCAGAATCTTGAAAAGAAAGACAAgaaaaagaagaggaagaaggacAAGAAGGAGaaaagggaagagaaggagaggagaaaggagaagaagCATAAGAGAAGGAGCTTGAGCTCCAGCTCTGAGGATGAAGACAAAAAACACAG GCACCATTCTAAAGAGGAATCCAAAGAAACAACCCACTCACATTCCCACCACCGCAATGTCCCAGCTGGCTATGGACTACAG TTTCCAGCTGGGAGGCATCAGTCCTCAAAGCCCCCCAACCACTCGAGGCACCGTTCTCAGGAGAGGAGCTGCTCTCGATCGCCTCAAAGGACAAACGGGAACGGCCATCATTCCTCTCACAGGACAGACAACCATTCCTCTAACAGGACAGACAACCATTCCTCTAACAGGACAGACAACCATTCCTCTAACAGGACAGACAACCACTCCTCTCACAAATCAGAGAACCACTCATCCCATAGGACAGACCAGTTCAAAGTTCCACAGTTCCAGCGTCCCAAAGCCCCCAGCCCACAGAAAGATCGCTACCAAAGGCGTCAGAGCAGTACCACCAA ATGTCTCTCTGCTGAAGAgctggagaagaagaggagagagatgatggaCTTTGCCAAACAGAGAGACGAAGAGCGTGAAATCAACATTAGAAGTTACAAACGACAGGATGAGAAGgagcgggagaaagagaaaggCGGCAAGCATGACCGCAACGCTGGCTTTATCCA TAACATGAAGCTGGAGAGTGCGTCCACCTCATCCTTGGAGGACCGAGTCAAGAGAAACATCCACTCCATACAGAGGACCCCCGCATCCCTGGAGAAGAATTTCATGAGGAGATGA
- the LOC135523221 gene encoding proteasome subunit beta type-3 has protein sequence MSIMSYNGGAVMAMKGKQCVAIAADRRFGVQAQMVTTDFQKIFPMGDRLYIGLAGLATDVQTVSQRLKFRLNLYELKEGRQIKPKTFMSMVSNLLYERRFGPYYIEPVIAGLDPKTFEPFICSLDLIGCPMVTEDFVVSGTCSEQMYGMCESLWEPDMEPEDLFETISQAMLNAVDRDAVSGMGVVVQVIEKDKITTRTLKARMD, from the exons ATG TCTATTATGTCCTATAATGGTGGCGCCGTCATGGCGATGAAGGGTAAGCAATGTGTAGCCATTGCAGCAGATCGGAGATTCGGTGTACAGGCTCAGATGGTGACCACCGACTTCCAGAAGATCTTTCCCATGGGAGACAGACTCTACATTGGCCTGGCTGGTCTGGCTACTGACGTGCAGACAGT TTCCCAGAGGCTCAAGTTCAGATTGAACCTCTATGAGCTGAAGGAGGGGCGTCAGATCAAACCTAAGACATTCATGAGCATGGTCTCCAACCTGCTCTATGAGAGGAG ATTTGGGCCATACTACATTGAGCCTGTGATCGCTGGTCTGGACCCCAAGACCTTTGAGCCATTCATCTGCTCCCTGGACCTGATTGGCTGCCCCATGGTGACAGAGGACTTTGTTGTGAGCGGCACTTGCTCAGAGCAGATGTACGGCATGTGTGAATCTCTCTGGGAGCCAGACATG GAACCAGAGGACCTGTTTGAGACCATCTCCCAAGCCATGCTGAATGCAGTGGACAGGGATGCCGTTTCAGGCATGGGTGTCGTCGTGCAAGTCAT TGAGAAGGACAAGATCACCACACGTACCCTGAAGGCCCGAATGGATTAA
- the LOC135523180 gene encoding transcription factor Sp6-like, whose amino-acid sequence MAHPYEPWLRTAPPGGSSDEMNVPSWWDLHTGPGSWMDLQTGQGVGLQAVGQSSMGLQSSLGPYGSDPQLCTPAQLAQLAPASHSAHSHLFPQDGFKMEPLGGPELLQPESYSLEEPQEGAASVRPKPQRRSASRGSGQSVCRCPNCVHAEQMGQSTDDDRRKHMHNCHIPGCGKAYAKTSHLKAHLRWHSGDRPFVCNWLFCGKRFTRSDELQRHLQTHTGTKKFSCTMCPRVFMRNDHLAKHMRTHESPSGPGEERMYGEGGRMGKSFDTPSPQPSHATASDTEAPLKQPKCEKDPSGTGQSS is encoded by the coding sequence ATGGCCCACCCCTATGAACCCTGGTTACGGACAGCACCCCCTGGTGGCAGCTCAGACGAGATGAACGTTCCCTCATGGTGGGACCTCCACACCGGGCCAGGGAGCTGGATGGACCTGCAGACGGGCCAGGGTGTGGGCTTACAGGCAGTTGGTCAGAGCTCCATGGGACTGCAGTCCTCCCTGGGGCCTTACGGCTCCGATCCCCAGCTGTGTACTCCTGCTCAGCTAGCCCAGCTGGCCCCAGCCTCACACTCAGCTCACTCTCACCTCTTCCCCCAGGATGGCTTCAAGATGGAGCCACTGGGAGGACCTGAGCTCCTGCAGCCGGAGTCGTACTCCCTGGAGGAGCCACAGGAGGGTGCCGCCTCGGTCCGGCCCAAGCCCCAGCGCCGCTCTGCCTCTAGGGGCTCGGGCCAGTCTGTGTGCCGGTGCCCCAACTGTGTCCACGCCGAGCAGATGGGCCAGAGCACTGACGACGACCGGAGGAAACACATGCACAACTGCCACATCCCGGGCTGCGGCAAGGCCTACGCCAAGACCTCCCACCTGAAGGCCCACCTGCGCTGGCACAGCGGGGACCGGCCCTTCGTCTGCAACTGGCTCTTCTGCGGCAAGCGCTTCACACGCTCCGACGAACTTCAGCGACACCTGCAGACGCACACCGGCACCAAGAAGTTCAGCTGCACCATGTGCCCCCGCGTGTTCATGCGCAACGACCACCTGGCCAAGCACATGCGCACACACGAGTCTCCCTCCGGgccaggggaggagaggatgtaTGGAGAGGGGGGCAGGATGGGGAAGAGCTTTGACACTccttctcctcagccctcccACGCCACTGCCTCTGACACAGAGGCACCCCTTAAGCAACCAAAATGTGAGAAAGACCCCTCTGGGACAGGACAGTCCAGCTAA